A stretch of the Nitrosarchaeum sp. genome encodes the following:
- a CDS encoding homocysteine S-methyltransferase family protein — protein MVQKEPFLTALQNRILLFDGAMGTEIQKYNPKPEDFPNNQDGFNDGLVITHPDWIKKIHKNYLDAGSDCIETNSFGSNKIKLDEYGFGDQTIEFNKKIAQLAVEVCSEYTDKPRYVIGSMGPSGYLPSSNDPDLGQKPLGEIRNAFELQAEGLILGGVDALLIETSQDILEVKLVIEACHNAMKKTGKKVPIIANTTLDQYGKMLLGTNIQAAYTTVSDMGIDVFGLNCSTGPAEMTPSVRWLDEQNEHNLLVVPNAGMPENQGGQAVYKMTPQKMGELLGDFLKQYKKVRIIGGCCGTNPEHIAVLRKVIDEKAYSVKG, from the coding sequence TTGGTACAAAAAGAACCGTTTCTTACTGCATTACAAAATAGAATATTGCTTTTTGATGGGGCAATGGGAACAGAGATTCAAAAATATAATCCTAAACCTGAAGATTTTCCAAATAATCAAGATGGGTTTAACGATGGTTTAGTTATCACTCATCCTGATTGGATAAAAAAAATTCATAAAAATTATTTGGATGCAGGTTCTGATTGCATTGAAACTAATTCATTTGGTTCAAACAAAATTAAATTAGATGAATATGGTTTTGGTGATCAAACAATAGAGTTTAATAAAAAAATAGCACAACTAGCAGTTGAAGTTTGTTCAGAATATACTGACAAACCTCGATATGTAATTGGTTCAATGGGTCCATCTGGTTATCTTCCAAGCTCAAACGATCCTGATTTAGGACAAAAACCTCTAGGTGAAATTAGAAATGCATTTGAATTACAAGCAGAAGGTTTGATTCTTGGAGGAGTTGATGCTCTCTTAATTGAAACAAGTCAAGATATTTTGGAAGTTAAACTTGTAATTGAGGCATGTCATAATGCAATGAAGAAAACTGGAAAAAAAGTTCCGATTATTGCAAATACTACTTTAGATCAATATGGAAAAATGTTACTTGGAACAAATATTCAAGCTGCATATACCACCGTATCTGATATGGGGATTGATGTTTTTGGTTTGAATTGTTCTACTGGCCCAGCTGAAATGACTCCAAGTGTTAGATGGCTTGATGAGCAAAATGAGCATAATTTACTGGTGGTGCCAAATGCTGGTATGCCTGAAAATCAAGGTGGACAAGCAGTTTACAAAATGACTCCTCAAAAGATGGGTGAATTGTTAGGTGATTTTCTTAAACAATACAAAAAGGTTCGAATTATTGGGGGTTGTTGCGGGACAAATCCTGAGCATATTGCTGTACTACGGAAAGTAATTGACGAAAAAGCTTATTCTGTCAAGGGTTAA
- a CDS encoding dihydropteroate synthase: MTIPRVSSAQKAVDLKQLPPPLIIGERINTQGSRKAKQLVLNDDYDGLIDLARTQVEDGAHCLDICVATTERADEKQFMLNLVKKLSLEIDAPLVIDSTDPDVIEASVEQIPGRPIINSINLEGNGSRFERLAPIMAKYGLPAIALCIGPKGMAKTPQEKVETAELLYETGKKYGLKIEQFIFDVLTFTLATGEDEFLDAGKNTLEGIKLVKAKFPNSFTTLGLSNISFGLVPYARKILNSVFLYHAVKYGLDTAIVNAKEIIPYGEINEKEKKLAEDLIFNTHPNALSELIIHFENAGSRTSDASNKEDVDPSWPAGKRANFRIVNRLKDGIQNDVVSAIAEKIGKSDIIEEHDGILSLNAPPEVTHDGAIKTLNEDLLSAMKEVGDKFGSGELILPFVLKSAECMKAAVGELEKYLIREEGTSKGKLVLGTVYGDVHDIGKNLVKTIFQNNGYTVYDLGKQVPLQKFLEKIDEVNPDAIGLSALLVSTSKQMQYFVEHARKNKMKIPILCGGAAINSNYINRIAKEDGIYESGVFYCNTMFEGLKTMDTLVSNEKPKFISQWKEKLENWKDRSTTVVDTSSLPKSDTKPVIPHTPSIIGTPIRLKSDQIKMNEVWELIDKKSLFKLSWGLRGKAGSDSEADHEILLNEWKIRIIREKLFEPEIVYGFFKCHNKDGKLVVDDPKGDSVVFDFPRSSKSSHLCLTDYFGEDDIVAFQAVTVGTKVSDVIEKWNKEDKYADAYYLHGLAVEVAEALAEWINRKIKSEFKLGEKGGLRYSWGFPSCPDVMQHELVWKLLEPEKSGMTLTESGQIIPEQSTAAIVVHHPESQYFVL; the protein is encoded by the coding sequence TTGACTATTCCTAGAGTTAGCTCAGCACAAAAAGCAGTTGATTTGAAGCAATTACCTCCACCTCTAATAATTGGTGAGAGAATCAATACTCAAGGTTCTAGAAAAGCAAAACAGCTTGTACTCAATGATGATTATGATGGATTAATTGACTTGGCAAGAACGCAAGTAGAAGATGGTGCACACTGTCTTGATATTTGTGTTGCAACTACTGAACGAGCTGATGAAAAACAATTCATGTTAAATCTTGTTAAAAAATTAAGTTTAGAAATTGATGCTCCATTAGTTATTGATTCGACAGATCCTGATGTGATAGAAGCATCTGTGGAACAAATTCCTGGACGACCAATAATTAATTCAATTAATCTTGAAGGTAATGGGAGTAGATTTGAACGTCTTGCTCCAATTATGGCAAAGTATGGTTTACCTGCAATTGCATTGTGTATTGGGCCAAAAGGCATGGCAAAAACTCCTCAAGAGAAAGTTGAAACTGCAGAATTACTTTATGAAACAGGAAAAAAATATGGATTAAAAATTGAACAATTTATTTTTGATGTTCTTACATTTACACTTGCTACTGGGGAGGATGAATTCTTGGATGCAGGAAAAAATACTCTGGAGGGAATAAAACTTGTCAAAGCAAAATTTCCAAATTCTTTTACTACTTTGGGATTAAGTAATATTAGTTTTGGATTAGTACCATATGCTCGAAAAATTCTCAATTCTGTATTTTTGTATCATGCAGTAAAATATGGACTTGACACAGCTATAGTAAATGCAAAAGAGATAATTCCTTATGGGGAAATTAATGAAAAAGAAAAGAAACTTGCTGAAGATTTAATTTTTAATACTCATCCAAATGCCCTTTCTGAATTAATTATTCACTTTGAGAATGCAGGTTCACGAACAAGTGATGCTTCTAACAAAGAGGATGTAGATCCATCATGGCCCGCTGGAAAACGTGCAAACTTTAGAATTGTAAATAGACTAAAAGATGGAATACAAAATGATGTGGTCTCTGCTATTGCAGAAAAGATAGGTAAAAGTGACATTATTGAAGAACATGATGGGATTCTTTCTTTGAATGCGCCTCCTGAAGTTACTCATGATGGTGCAATCAAAACACTAAACGAGGATTTACTCTCTGCTATGAAGGAGGTTGGTGATAAATTTGGTTCAGGAGAATTAATTCTCCCATTTGTTCTCAAATCTGCTGAATGTATGAAGGCAGCAGTAGGAGAGTTAGAAAAATATCTGATTAGAGAAGAAGGTACATCAAAAGGTAAACTGGTTCTTGGAACCGTTTATGGTGACGTTCATGATATTGGAAAGAATTTAGTTAAAACAATCTTCCAAAATAATGGTTATACTGTTTATGATCTTGGAAAACAAGTTCCATTGCAGAAATTCTTGGAAAAAATTGATGAAGTAAATCCAGACGCTATAGGATTATCTGCACTTTTGGTTTCTACATCAAAGCAGATGCAATATTTTGTAGAACATGCAAGAAAAAATAAAATGAAAATTCCAATTTTATGCGGTGGTGCCGCCATCAATAGTAACTATATCAATAGAATTGCAAAAGAAGATGGCATTTACGAATCGGGGGTATTTTACTGTAATACGATGTTTGAAGGTTTGAAAACTATGGATACTCTAGTTTCAAATGAAAAACCGAAGTTCATATCTCAATGGAAGGAGAAACTTGAAAATTGGAAAGATAGATCAACTACAGTTGTTGATACGTCATCTCTTCCAAAAAGTGATACTAAACCTGTGATACCACATACTCCATCAATTATTGGAACTCCGATACGATTGAAATCTGATCAAATCAAAATGAATGAAGTTTGGGAATTGATTGACAAAAAATCATTATTCAAATTATCATGGGGATTACGTGGTAAGGCTGGGTCTGACTCTGAGGCTGATCATGAAATATTGCTAAATGAGTGGAAAATTCGAATAATTAGAGAAAAGTTATTTGAACCAGAAATTGTTTATGGATTTTTCAAATGTCACAATAAAGATGGAAAACTTGTAGTTGATGATCCAAAAGGCGATAGTGTTGTATTTGATTTTCCACGTTCTTCAAAATCTAGCCATCTATGTCTTACTGATTATTTTGGAGAAGATGATATTGTTGCATTTCAAGCAGTTACAGTTGGAACCAAAGTTTCGGATGTTATAGAGAAATGGAACAAAGAAGACAAGTATGCTGATGCGTACTATTTGCATGGTTTGGCAGTTGAAGTTGCTGAGGCACTAGCAGAGTGGATAAATCGTAAAATAAAATCTGAATTCAAACTGGGAGAAAAAGGAGGTCTTAGATACAGTTGGGGATTTCCAAGTTGTCCTGATGTAATGCAGCATGAACTAGTTTGGAAACTGCTTGAACCAGAAAAATCTGGAATGACACTAACTGAATCTGGGCAAATAATTCCTGAGCAATCTACAGCAGCAATTGTGGTACATCATCCAGAATCACAATATTTTGTGCTTTAG
- a CDS encoding methylenetetrahydrofolate reductase yields the protein MAIIYEINPPKIPDGEISDDEINSSVEKLLQRVSDISNFCDGIHVTDSVLGTKRVSALSIGRLLKSIHPNLQITISMRVRDKDMNLIKHLTQESIELKLDGILILKGDPSKENPTDSGLIPSQVVKELNELGYGNKIDFFLSLPSNPNFEKIQKKIAAKPKGFMTQVIHSTEQVQRISNELRPKGLRIIPCVLLPSDKNNNSAKFLELDWSNYKEDPSNFIKQIHNISGDVLVTSPNDFTFAKETLMKI from the coding sequence GTGGCAATAATCTACGAAATAAATCCACCAAAAATACCTGATGGAGAAATATCAGATGATGAAATAAATTCATCAGTTGAAAAACTCCTACAAAGAGTTTCAGATATTAGTAATTTTTGTGATGGCATACACGTAACAGATTCTGTATTAGGCACTAAACGAGTTTCAGCATTATCTATTGGGAGATTATTAAAGAGCATTCATCCTAATTTGCAAATTACCATCAGCATGAGAGTTAGAGACAAAGACATGAACTTGATTAAACATCTCACCCAAGAATCAATAGAATTGAAATTAGATGGAATTTTAATTTTAAAAGGAGATCCATCCAAAGAAAATCCAACAGATTCTGGTCTAATTCCAAGTCAAGTTGTAAAGGAATTAAACGAGTTAGGCTATGGAAATAAAATTGACTTTTTCTTGTCATTACCTAGTAATCCTAACTTTGAAAAAATTCAGAAAAAAATTGCCGCCAAACCAAAAGGTTTCATGACACAAGTAATTCATTCTACAGAACAAGTTCAAAGAATTTCAAACGAATTAAGACCAAAAGGGTTGAGAATTATTCCATGTGTGTTATTACCCTCAGATAAAAACAATAATTCAGCAAAGTTTTTGGAATTAGATTGGTCAAATTACAAAGAAGATCCATCTAATTTTATTAAACAAATTCACAATATTTCAGGAGATGTATTAGTTACATCACCAAATGATTTTACATTTGCAAAAGAGACACTAATGAAAATCTAA